Genomic window (Longimicrobium sp.):
CGATCCAGGATCACCTCCGCGCGCGCTTCCACCCATCCGCGCGTGAACGTGGCATCCACCGCCCACATCTGCTGGTGGAACTCGCCGGCGTCGATCGTGTCCGCCGCCGGCTGCAGCGGCGACGGCTCCAGGTACGGGCCGCGGCTGAAGGACGCGCCGATCCGCGCCTCCGCGGTCAGCTGAACGCCCGCCGCTGCGGCCAGGGACGGCGCCGCGTCCTTCGGGCGGAACCGCCAGCGCCGCGGCGCCGCGGAGGGGGCGCTGGTCAGGAGGGCGACGCGGGCGACGATGCGCCCGGCGCGCCCGCCGGCCATCGCGCCGGTGGGGTAGGGCGCGGCCCACACCGGCGGCGCGCCTTCCGGACGGTGCACCGCGGGCTCGTCCTTCCACCGCAGGAACCCGGCGGCGCCGCCGGGAACGCGCCCGGCGCTGAGGATGGTCCGGTGGTCGTACGGCAGGGGCGGGCGGATGAAGGGATCGGCGGTGGTGTGGTGGCGGGCCGGATAGCTGCCGAACGGGGAAACGAACTGCCCCGCCTGCACGAACAGGCCGTCGCCGCCGAACGGGCTCCAGCGCACGAACGCCTGCTCGATCCGCACGCTCACGTCCTGTTCGCCCAGCGGACGCGCGCGGCCCGCGTGCGCGGCGAACCCCGCGTACCACCGCGACCCGGCGAACGCGTCCACGAAGAGCGCCGCGCGCGGCTGCAACACGGGCTCCGTCCCCGGCACCTGCCAGGCGCGCGCCCCACCGGGCAGGTTCGCTTCCAGCTCCAGCCTGCCCCGCGGCGTCACCTGCACCGTGCCCCCCGGCGACGTCCACGTCGCGCCCAGGTCGGCCAGCGTCGGCAGCGATTGGGCGGCGGCGGGGGCGCATGCCAGCAGCGCGAGCGCAAGCACGGCCATCCCCCGCACGGGGATGCGACCCGCCGCACGCAGGCCGCGGATCCGGAACACCTCCACCGGCGCGGACAGGCCCTTGATGTTCCGCATTCCGCCGGGGACGGCGTCCACCTCGTCTTCCACGCGCTCCCAGGTGGCGCGCGAAACCAGGATCTCCGCCCCTTCGGCCGACGAGCACAGGCGCGAAGCCAGGTTCACCGACTCGCCCAGCACCGTGTAGTTCAGCCGCCCCGGCGAGCCCATGTTCCCCGCCACCGCCGGGCCGCTGTTGATGCCGATCCCCACCTCCACGTTCGCCTCCCCCCGCGCCGCCCGCTCCGCGTTCACCCCGGCGACGGCGTCCCGCATGCGCACGGCGGCGCGCACCGCCTGCAGGGCGTGCCCCGGCTGCACGCCCGGGGCGCCGAAGATGGCCATCAGCCCGTCTCCCAGGAACTTGTCGACCACCCCGCCCTCCGCCTCCACCGCGGCGCCCATCCGCCCCACCAGCTCGTTCAGCAGGCCGATCACGCGCTCGGGGTCCATCCCCTCGGTCAGGGTGGTGAACCCGCGCACGTCCGCGAACAGCGAGGTGACGTCGCGCGTTTCGCCGCCCAGGCGGATCTCGCCCTTCAGCAGCTCGTCGGCCACCTCGCGCGAAACCACCTTGTCGAGCACGCCGCGGTAGCGCTCCTTGAGCATCAGCCCGTGCGTCATCTCGTTGAACGCCGCCGCCAGCGTGCCCAGCTCGTCCCGGCTGGCCACCGCCACGCGCGTCTCCAGGTCGCCCTCGGCCACCTTGCGCGTCGCCGACACCAGCGCGCGCACCGGGCGCGCGAACGAGCGCGACAGCACGGTTCCCAGCGCCAGCGCGACGAGAAGGGAGACGAGGCCCGCCGCGGCCTGCGCGCGCTCCAGCTGGTCGAACGGGCGGAGCACGTCTTCCAGCGGGATGGCGACGATGCGCGTCACCTCATCCGCCCCTCCGCCGGACGCCAGGCGCGCCGGCACCAGCGCCATCCGCGCGCCGTTCCAGCGGGTCCGGCGGCGCGCCCCCGCCCGGGCCGCGTCGCGCATCCGCCGCTCCAGCCCGCCTCGCCGCACGCCCGGGGTCGACGCGACGCACCGGCCGTCGGCCAGGAAGCACACCTCTGCCCCTACGCTGCGCCCCAGCTGCGCGGCTGCCGCGTCGTCCAGCGGAATCCCCAGCGTCAGCGTGCCCACCGGCTCGCCGAAGAGCGCCAGCGGCACCGTTTGCACCGTGTACAGCCGCCCGCCTACGCGGTGGTGCGAGGCCACGCCCTCCGCCGGCCCCGCCGCGGCGGATGCGGCCGACGCGGGGAGCGCCGCCCGGGCGTCGGACAGGCGCGCACCGTCCAGCACCGCCGCGACGGGCGCGCCGTCCCGTCCTCCGAATGCCGCGAGGGCGTTCGGAATGCCGGCCAGCTGCAGCTCGTAAAGCACCGTCTCGCCCAGGAACTCGGCCGCGCCGGGGCTCAGCACGGCCTCCTCCAGCGCCGCGGGAAGGCGGTTGCTCCCCGCGAAACGCGCCGTGTATCCCCGCAGCTGCCGCAGGCGCGCCGCTTCCATCTCCCGGTACGCGGCGTCGGTCCGCTGAACGGCGCGGTCCACCATCACGGCCACGTGGCGGCGCGTCTGCACCCGCACCACCAGCAGCGCGGCCGCCAGCAGCAGCCCCACCGAGCCGACGAGCGCCAGGAGCAGCCGCGCGCGAAAGCTGGTGCGCGGCAGCGCGAGCAACGCCGCCAGGCGCCTCACAGCCGCAGCCGCACGCGTGCCGTGCCGGAGGCGGGGACCACCACGTCCACCGTCCGCTCGCCCCGGTCCACGTCCCACACCGTCAGCCGGTAGCGCCCCGCGGGAACCCCGGCGATGCGGAACCGCCCGTCTGCGCCCACCACCGCGTGGAAGGGGTTCTCGACCACGACCACCGCCGCGCGCATCCACTGGTGGATTTCGCAGTACACTTTCGCCACGCCGGGGCGGTCGAAGGTCACCGTCCGCGACTCGCCGCGGGGATAGCGGCCCAGGTCGAACCGCTTGACGGGGGAGTACGAAAAAACGTTGTGGAAGAAGGGGTCGCCGTTCGGAAACTCCACCCGCGCCCCCGTGGGCACCACCAGCAGGGCGGGGCGAAAGCTGGTGTCCTGCTGCGCCAGGCGCGCCCGCTGCGGCGAGGCCGGCGGCGCGCCCGCGATCCGTCCCACCAGAAAGGCCACGGGCGGCACCGATCCCACGACGTGGGTGCCGCCCGCCGCGCCCGGATAGCTGGACGCCACCCGCCGGGCAGCGCGCGGCGACAGCTCCACCTGCCCCTCGATGGTGCCGCCGGACTGCGCGGCGGCGGCACCGGGAAGGGCGGCGAGGATGGCGGCGATCAGCAAGGAACGGGCGGCGCGGAACCGGTGCGGCATCGGAGAGGGAGAGCGGTGCGGCGGAAGGCGAACGCGGGAACCGCAAGATAAGCCGCCCCGCGCGCCCGAACCAGCGGGGCGCGAGGGGCGACTGAACCGCCCCAGTGCCATCCCCGGCGGGCGGTGTCTGTGTCGAGCGGAAGGACGTGCCGGAGCGTCGGCAGGATGGTGGCGCTACCGGCGGCTCGGCCGCGTCGTGGAGCGAGTCCGCCGCGGTTTATAGCGCGTACGGCAGCGTCCTCACGCTACGTGGTCCCGGGCGACGGGAACCGTTCGCGGTTCAGTTCAGTACGTGCTCGGATCCGCGGGAACGGCGAATTCCATGGACGGCAACAGTTCAAACTGAAGATCCGGATCCCGCAGGTGGCGAGGCAGACGCGCCGCTTGAACGGGGGAGAGCACAGCGCGGGAAGTGGCCGCGCCGGCGTGGATAACGGCGCGGGCGCGTGCGGTGAGCGCGTCCAGTTGCGCCCTTTGTGCCCCTGTTCGCGAGCCCGGCTGCTCGGTCAGCGAACTCACCAGGGAATCCACCACGGCCGTGATCTGCGGCTGAAGGGAGTCCGCGGCCTCCTGCAGCCTGGCAGCCTGGGCGGGCAGCAGCTGCACCCCACGCGGCCCGTTCAGCGCCAGGACCTCGGCGGGAATGTTCAGAACGTGCTGCTGGAGGTGGGCCCGGACCCTTGCAGGGGCGAGAGCACCGCCCCCGTTGGGCGATGCCGCAAGGGGGTTGCGGTAGGCCGGGTCCCTGCCCAGCACCAGGCGCGCCTGCACGCTCAAGGTGAAGGGTGCGCGCGGTGCCGCCGGGTTCGCGAGGGAGCCGAAGCGGGGGTTCACCTCGTACCGGTACGCACGGCGCTCCGGGTCGAAACCACGCACCGAGAGCAGCGTGGGGTCGGGAAATGAAATCTGCCCCCACCCGCGCAGGTCCCCCGGGCCGTGCAGCAGCTGGTCGAGCCCCGCGGGGAGGTTGCGTGCCACCATCCACACCGTGAACCGATTGGCGGTCGTCCCCCGGAGCTTTGCGAACTGCAGTTCGGCCACCGCGTCCAGTGACGCCCACCACGAGCCGCGGCAGCTGTTCGCCGCCGCCACGGTGCCGGACTGGCGGCGCAGGCACCCCCGCACGCCGCCGGGAGCCCGGTCCAGGAGCGTGCGCATCCCGCTCGCGACGGTGGAGTCCGGCGCCGCTGCGGGATCCCACACGAAGGCCCGGTCGTTGGCCGCACCGTCGCCGTTGACGTCGCCGCCCACCATGGGAGTAAAGGGCAGCCCGGAAGCCAGCTGTCCGCGGATCTGGAACTTGGCCCGCGACCCCGGAGGCCCGGGCCAGAGGTTCCACGATCCGTGCACGACGTGCCGCGGGGCATACGGAGCGTCAGCCCATTCCGGGCGCAGCGGGTCGGCGCCCGTGCTGGCGGGCGCGCCACCCGGCGCGTTGATCGGGCCGACGAGAAGGCGCGAGTGGGTCCAGGCGTACGCCACGCTCCACGTGCCCCGGTTGCCCGGAAGAATGCCGCCAAGGCGAGCGGTGAGCTGCGTCGTGCGCGAACGCCCGTCGCCGGTCACCTCGCGAACCGTTCCGAATGCGTCCACGCGGCGCGAGGCGGCGGGGCTCGGGGTTCCCAGTGCCGGCTCGATGGCCGCGGCGGGGGCGTAGACGGCTCGGCCGCCTTCCTCCGCCAACGTAAACGCCACCCGCGGAAGTAGGTTGCGGTCGAAGGCCAGGGGCTCCGACGACCCCCGCAGCACGGCGACGGACGCATCCCAGAAGATCTGTCCCGGCAACTGGCCCGCCCCGTTCAAAGACGCACGCCGTACGCGCGGGGCGGCATAGTCCGAGCCGAACAGTGTGGCCCGGGGCAGGCGGGTCGCGAACTGCGGGGTCCCGCTGGTGCAGGCGGTGGGGGCCGCGTCCGGCGTGCCGCGGTAGGCGTGCCAGTCGGGCGCCGGCGCCGCGTCGCCCAGGCACACGAGCATTGCCGAACCGGGAAATCCGGTTTCGCTCAGGGCCGTCGCCAGCGAAGGCACGCGCACCGCCCCGCCGAACTCGCCGATGCCGCCGTGGATGGTGGTGGTACCGTGACCGGCACGCCTGTCCCAGGGCAGCCGCACCTCGACCGATGCGCCGACGCGGGGACTCACGCGCACGTCGGAGGGCACGCGGCCGGGAGCGCGCCCGAAGAGCTCCGCGACGCGGGGGGCGGCGGCGAGGTGGTGTGGGTACCACGAGCGCTCGGCCCGGAGGCCGTAGTCCACGCTGAAAGCTCCCGACGCCCAATGATGTCCGACGTAGCCCGCCGCATAGGCCGCGACGGCGCGCCCTTCTCGCGGGTTCAGGGTGCGCGTGAACGAGGCGGGGCGGGACTGCTCCAGGTCGGCCAGGCTCGCGAAGCCGAAGGTACCCAGCCGGTTCGCCCAGCTGGTCGTCCGCAGGTCCTGGTGCCGCCACTCCACGCCGCCGCGCAGGCGATGCGCGCCGTCAGGGGTAACATAGGAAACTTCGTCCGAGATCTCGCTCACGGTGCGTTGCTGGTCGGTGTCCGCGAACGGATTGCCGCCGAACAGCAGAGACTCCGCCTGGCCGTGTTCCGGGCCGGACCCGCCCACCAGCACGGTGCCCGCGGGAGTAAGCTGTGAGCTGGCGCTATGTGCGGACGACACCGCGTGGTGCAGCCGGAGCGTGTTGCCCAAGTGGATGCCGCCGGACGTCAGCTGCCCCATCACTCCGCCGCCGGTTCCCCGCGATTCGGCGCCGCTCCCCGCGCGTGCCCACGCAGGGTCGCCGGACCACGTGCGCGAAGACTGGCCGTTGAACCGCAGAACCGCCGTGTGCAGCCGCGACAGCGTGGCATCCAGGCGCAGCAGCCCCACCGCGCCGTGCCTGGCGTCGCCCAGGGGGCGGCCACCGCCTGCACCGAGCGCGTCGGTAATGGCGACGAAGCGCCGCACGGAATCCGGGTCCGCGCGAAGCCTCAGCAGGTCGCCCGCCGCCAGGTTCTCCAGGGAGCGCGAAGGCGCGTGTTCGTCGCGCAGCGTCAAGGCCCCATAGGCGAACAGGCGGTCGCGCACCAGCGCCCCGCCACCCCCGGCGTCGACGCTGCCGCCCGCGGTGGGGGTGCCCAGTGCCCCCGGCCAGTCGCCGTACCGCAGCCAGGGAAGGTTGGCGCTGACCCGGACGGCGCCGCCCCAGCCGTTTTCGCCCCGTTGGGTCTGCACGGCCAACTGGCCGCCGGTGAACTGCCCGCGGGCTACGTCGTAGGAGTTGGTGACGGCCGCGGCCCCGCGGATGGCCTCCCGCGGAACGGCATCGCCCTCGAGCGACGCGCCATCCAGCGTAGCTCGCGTCTGGTCGGGAGACTGCCCCGCGAACGACACGCCGCCCTCGCTCCCGGGCACCCGCGTGCCGCCGGATCCCCGGGTCGCAAGGTCCGAGAGGTCTTCGCCCTGCAGCGCTTCCCGTCGGAGCTGGTTGGCGCTGCGGGCCGAACTGGTGGTGCCCGGCGTGCGCCGCGCCTCCGCCGCGCGCACCGCCGAGGCGCTGACCGAAACGGTGTCCAGCACGGCGGCGCGTACCGCGAGCGAAAAGTCCGCCGTCGCCACGCCCTGCGCGGCGGCCCGCACGACCCTGGTGGCCCCCGTGTGCCCCAGGGCATGGGCCGAAACCACGAACCGGCTGCTCGGCCGCGTGAACGTCAGCCGGTAGCGGCCGCTCGCATCGGTCAGGGCCGCCTTGCCCTCGCCCTCTTCGGACGTGGCCTGGACGCGCGCCGCGGCGATGGGCTGTGCCTCAGCCCCGGTCACCCGGCCCTCGACCGTCGCCGTCACGGCTTGGGCGGCCAGGGACGGCGCCTTGGCCCACATGCACATGCCCGCCGCGATGATCGCGAACGCCCGG
Coding sequences:
- a CDS encoding carboxypeptidase regulatory-like domain-containing protein; its protein translation is MPHRFRAARSLLIAAILAALPGAAAAQSGGTIEGQVELSPRAARRVASSYPGAAGGTHVVGSVPPVAFLVGRIAGAPPASPQRARLAQQDTSFRPALLVVPTGARVEFPNGDPFFHNVFSYSPVKRFDLGRYPRGESRTVTFDRPGVAKVYCEIHQWMRAAVVVVENPFHAVVGADGRFRIAGVPAGRYRLTVWDVDRGERTVDVVVPASGTARVRLRL
- a CDS encoding carboxypeptidase-like regulatory domain-containing protein; its protein translation is MRRSIRAFAIIAAGMCMWAKAPSLAAQAVTATVEGRVTGAEAQPIAAARVQATSEEGEGKAALTDASGRYRLTFTRPSSRFVVSAHALGHTGATRVVRAAAQGVATADFSLAVRAAVLDTVSVSASAVRAAEARRTPGTTSSARSANQLRREALQGEDLSDLATRGSGGTRVPGSEGGVSFAGQSPDQTRATLDGASLEGDAVPREAIRGAAAVTNSYDVARGQFTGGQLAVQTQRGENGWGGAVRVSANLPWLRYGDWPGALGTPTAGGSVDAGGGGALVRDRLFAYGALTLRDEHAPSRSLENLAAGDLLRLRADPDSVRRFVAITDALGAGGGRPLGDARHGAVGLLRLDATLSRLHTAVLRFNGQSSRTWSGDPAWARAGSGAESRGTGGGVMGQLTSGGIHLGNTLRLHHAVSSAHSASSQLTPAGTVLVGGSGPEHGQAESLLFGGNPFADTDQQRTVSEISDEVSYVTPDGAHRLRGGVEWRHQDLRTTSWANRLGTFGFASLADLEQSRPASFTRTLNPREGRAVAAYAAGYVGHHWASGAFSVDYGLRAERSWYPHHLAAAPRVAELFGRAPGRVPSDVRVSPRVGASVEVRLPWDRRAGHGTTTIHGGIGEFGGAVRVPSLATALSETGFPGSAMLVCLGDAAPAPDWHAYRGTPDAAPTACTSGTPQFATRLPRATLFGSDYAAPRVRRASLNGAGQLPGQIFWDASVAVLRGSSEPLAFDRNLLPRVAFTLAEEGGRAVYAPAAAIEPALGTPSPAASRRVDAFGTVREVTGDGRSRTTQLTARLGGILPGNRGTWSVAYAWTHSRLLVGPINAPGGAPASTGADPLRPEWADAPYAPRHVVHGSWNLWPGPPGSRAKFQIRGQLASGLPFTPMVGGDVNGDGAANDRAFVWDPAAAPDSTVASGMRTLLDRAPGGVRGCLRRQSGTVAAANSCRGSWWASLDAVAELQFAKLRGTTANRFTVWMVARNLPAGLDQLLHGPGDLRGWGQISFPDPTLLSVRGFDPERRAYRYEVNPRFGSLANPAAPRAPFTLSVQARLVLGRDPAYRNPLAASPNGGGALAPARVRAHLQQHVLNIPAEVLALNGPRGVQLLPAQAARLQEAADSLQPQITAVVDSLVSSLTEQPGSRTGAQRAQLDALTARARAVIHAGAATSRAVLSPVQAARLPRHLRDPDLQFELLPSMEFAVPADPSTY
- a CDS encoding adenylate/guanylate cyclase domain-containing protein — protein: MRRLAALLALPRTSFRARLLLALVGSVGLLLAAALLVVRVQTRRHVAVMVDRAVQRTDAAYREMEAARLRQLRGYTARFAGSNRLPAALEEAVLSPGAAEFLGETVLYELQLAGIPNALAAFGGRDGAPVAAVLDGARLSDARAALPASAASAAAGPAEGVASHHRVGGRLYTVQTVPLALFGEPVGTLTLGIPLDDAAAAQLGRSVGAEVCFLADGRCVASTPGVRRGGLERRMRDAARAGARRRTRWNGARMALVPARLASGGGADEVTRIVAIPLEDVLRPFDQLERAQAAAGLVSLLVALALGTVLSRSFARPVRALVSATRKVAEGDLETRVAVASRDELGTLAAAFNEMTHGLMLKERYRGVLDKVVSREVADELLKGEIRLGGETRDVTSLFADVRGFTTLTEGMDPERVIGLLNELVGRMGAAVEAEGGVVDKFLGDGLMAIFGAPGVQPGHALQAVRAAVRMRDAVAGVNAERAARGEANVEVGIGINSGPAVAGNMGSPGRLNYTVLGESVNLASRLCSSAEGAEILVSRATWERVEDEVDAVPGGMRNIKGLSAPVEVFRIRGLRAAGRIPVRGMAVLALALLACAPAAAQSLPTLADLGATWTSPGGTVQVTPRGRLELEANLPGGARAWQVPGTEPVLQPRAALFVDAFAGSRWYAGFAAHAGRARPLGEQDVSVRIEQAFVRWSPFGGDGLFVQAGQFVSPFGSYPARHHTTADPFIRPPLPYDHRTILSAGRVPGGAAGFLRWKDEPAVHRPEGAPPVWAAPYPTGAMAGGRAGRIVARVALLTSAPSAAPRRWRFRPKDAAPSLAAAAGVQLTAEARIGASFSRGPYLEPSPLQPAADTIDAGEFHQQMWAVDATFTRGWVEARAEVILDRWEVPNVGEDPRDVSWTAEAKVKLSPALFVAGRYGAMRFNRIGAAGGQVRWDYDVDRAEVAAGLRLGRNTEVRAEYLRLRTGAPPARGDDAFAVRWAWVF